One part of the Thermococcus litoralis DSM 5473 genome encodes these proteins:
- the hycI gene encoding hydrogenase maturation peptidase HycI: MEEFFKGAKKVVVCGIGNDVRGDDAFGVYVVEMLKERVSNPKVVFLNCGEMPESYAGKIIRENPTHVVFVDAVHFEGKPGEIVLANPEGTLGEAFSTHKMPLKLLVSYLKEHINAKFILIGAQPKQTGLFVEMSEELKESAEKLVSILERILAEI; this comes from the coding sequence ATGGAGGAATTTTTTAAAGGGGCAAAAAAGGTTGTTGTATGTGGAATCGGAAACGACGTTAGAGGAGACGATGCTTTTGGTGTCTACGTTGTGGAAATGCTAAAGGAAAGAGTTTCAAACCCTAAGGTGGTGTTTTTAAACTGCGGAGAAATGCCTGAAAGCTATGCCGGGAAGATAATAAGGGAAAACCCCACTCACGTGGTTTTTGTAGATGCGGTGCACTTCGAAGGAAAGCCAGGCGAAATAGTTTTGGCGAACCCTGAAGGAACTCTAGGAGAGGCTTTTTCAACTCACAAAATGCCCTTAAAGCTTCTGGTCAGCTACCTAAAAGAACACATAAACGCAAAGTTCATTCTCATCGGTGCCCAGCCAAAGCAGACGGGACTTTTTGTTGAGATGAGTGAGGAGCTTAAGGAAAGTGCAGAAAAGCTGGTTAGCATTTTAGAGAGAATTTTGGCAGAAATTTAA
- a CDS encoding Mrp/NBP35 family ATP-binding protein yields MIDPRIKAVEARLEKVKRIIPVVSGKGGVGKSMVSTTLALVLAKKGYKVGLLDLDFHGASDHVILGFEPKEFPEEDKGVVPPEVHGIKFMSIVYYSEDKPTPLRGMEISDALIELLAITRWDELDFLIIDMPPGMGDQFLDVLRFLKRGEFLVVATPSKLAINVVKKLLELLKEQNLKIIGIVENMKLDEEKDIENLAKEFGVPYLVGIPLYKDLDGKIGNVEELLSSEFAKKVEKIAESL; encoded by the coding sequence GTGATTGACCCAAGGATAAAGGCAGTTGAGGCCAGGCTCGAAAAAGTCAAGAGGATTATTCCCGTAGTGAGCGGCAAGGGAGGGGTAGGGAAATCAATGGTTTCCACTACTTTGGCCTTAGTTCTGGCAAAGAAAGGTTATAAAGTTGGCCTTCTCGATCTGGACTTCCATGGGGCAAGTGACCACGTCATACTGGGCTTTGAGCCCAAGGAGTTTCCCGAAGAGGACAAAGGTGTTGTTCCTCCAGAAGTGCACGGAATTAAGTTTATGAGCATAGTGTATTACTCCGAAGATAAGCCAACCCCCCTGAGGGGAATGGAAATAAGCGACGCCCTGATAGAGCTTTTGGCAATAACAAGATGGGATGAGCTTGATTTCCTCATAATTGACATGCCCCCGGGAATGGGAGATCAATTTTTGGACGTTTTGAGATTTCTCAAAAGAGGCGAGTTTCTGGTTGTGGCTACACCTTCAAAGCTTGCTATCAACGTTGTTAAAAAGCTCCTTGAACTGTTGAAAGAGCAAAACCTCAAAATAATTGGCATAGTGGAAAACATGAAGCTCGATGAAGAGAAGGACATTGAGAACCTCGCCAAAGAATTTGGCGTGCCTTATCTTGTCGGCATTCCTCTCTACAAAGACCTTGATGGAAAGATAGGCAACGTGGAAGAGCTTTTGAGCAGTGAATTTGCCAAAAAGGTTGAAAAAATTGCAGAGTCTCTTTAA
- the hypA gene encoding hydrogenase nickel incorporation protein HypA has translation MHEWALADGIVRTAIEFARQHGKDKVLGMRIVLGELQDVNQEILEFAINEIKKGTIAEEAEIEFVIEEAEFKCRNCGNEWKLKDVKEGFDERIKEDIHFIPEVVHAFLACPKCGSRDFEVTKGRGVYLAAIKVEGDEE, from the coding sequence ATGCACGAATGGGCGCTCGCTGATGGTATAGTTAGGACTGCAATTGAATTTGCAAGGCAGCATGGGAAAGACAAAGTTCTGGGCATGAGGATCGTCCTTGGAGAACTGCAGGACGTTAATCAAGAGATACTTGAGTTTGCCATCAACGAAATAAAGAAGGGGACTATTGCAGAGGAGGCGGAGATTGAGTTTGTTATTGAGGAGGCGGAATTTAAGTGCAGAAACTGTGGAAACGAATGGAAGCTCAAAGATGTCAAAGAAGGTTTTGACGAGAGGATAAAGGAGGATATCCATTTTATTCCCGAGGTTGTTCATGCTTTCCTTGCCTGTCCAAAATGCGGTAGCAGGGACTTTGAGGTTACAAAGGGGAGAGGAGTTTATCTTGCGGCAATAAAGGTCGAAGGTGATGAGGAGTGA
- a CDS encoding acetyl ornithine aminotransferase family protein: MEYPKLVVTPPGPKAKELVEREKRIISQGLGVKLFPVVPERGYGALIEDVDGNVFIDFLAGAAAASTGYAHPKLVKEVQEQVAKIQHSMIGYTYSKRAIEVAEILAEKAPIGNPKILFGLSGSDSIDLLMKVARFATRKPWIVAFIGAYHGQTYGATSVAAFQSSQKRGFSPLVPNVVWIPYPNPYRNPWRIDGYEEPNELINAFLDYLENYVFAHVLPPDEVSVLLAEPIQGDAGIVVPPENFFKELKKVLDEYGILLAMDEVQTGIGRTGKWFASEWFGVEPDFISFGKGVASGMGLSGVIGKAELMDMTSGSALLTPAANPVISAAAYATLKIIEEESLLENALKVGDFIKKRLLEMKERYDVIGDVRGKGLMVGAEIVKPNTKIPDPELTGKICWRAFELGLILPSYGMFGNVIRITPPLVITKEIAEKGLEIMEQALKDALAGKVKHKTVTWH, encoded by the coding sequence ATGGAATATCCAAAACTAGTTGTTACTCCTCCAGGACCAAAAGCCAAGGAACTCGTAGAGAGGGAAAAAAGAATTATTTCACAAGGCTTAGGTGTTAAACTTTTCCCCGTTGTTCCCGAGAGAGGTTACGGAGCCCTAATTGAGGACGTGGATGGCAATGTTTTTATAGACTTTCTTGCCGGAGCCGCTGCAGCCTCAACTGGTTATGCTCATCCTAAGCTAGTTAAAGAAGTTCAGGAGCAGGTGGCAAAGATACAGCACTCGATGATCGGCTACACATACAGCAAAAGAGCGATAGAAGTTGCGGAGATTTTAGCCGAGAAAGCCCCAATAGGAAATCCAAAAATTCTCTTTGGGCTAAGTGGGAGTGATTCCATCGATCTGCTTATGAAAGTTGCCCGTTTTGCCACAAGAAAACCTTGGATAGTTGCCTTCATTGGGGCTTACCACGGCCAAACCTATGGAGCAACCTCTGTCGCTGCCTTTCAAAGCTCGCAGAAGAGAGGATTCTCACCACTAGTCCCAAATGTAGTCTGGATTCCATATCCCAATCCTTACAGAAACCCGTGGAGGATAGACGGCTATGAAGAGCCTAACGAGCTGATAAACGCCTTTTTGGACTATCTAGAGAACTATGTTTTTGCCCATGTATTGCCTCCGGATGAGGTAAGCGTTCTTTTAGCTGAGCCTATTCAAGGAGACGCTGGAATCGTTGTTCCACCAGAGAACTTCTTCAAAGAGCTCAAAAAAGTGCTAGACGAATATGGGATTCTCTTGGCAATGGATGAAGTGCAGACAGGAATTGGGAGAACTGGAAAGTGGTTTGCAAGCGAGTGGTTTGGTGTTGAACCCGATTTCATATCCTTTGGAAAGGGTGTAGCAAGTGGAATGGGTCTTAGTGGAGTAATTGGAAAAGCCGAGCTCATGGATATGACAAGCGGTTCTGCTCTGCTCACACCTGCCGCCAATCCCGTTATTTCAGCGGCAGCATACGCGACGCTCAAGATAATAGAGGAGGAAAGCCTCCTAGAGAACGCACTGAAGGTTGGGGACTTCATAAAGAAGCGCTTGCTTGAAATGAAGGAGAGATATGATGTCATTGGAGACGTTAGGGGCAAAGGGCTGATGGTAGGTGCAGAAATAGTAAAGCCCAACACCAAGATTCCAGACCCAGAGTTAACCGGAAAAATCTGTTGGAGGGCATTTGAGCTTGGCTTAATTTTACCGAGCTACGGTATGTTCGGAAACGTCATAAGAATAACGCCACCGCTTGTGATAACAAAAGAAATTGCAGAAAAAGGCTTGGAGATTATGGAACAGGCATTAAAGGATGCCCTTGCTGGAAAGGTGAAGCACAAAACCGTTACGTGGCACTAG